The following coding sequences are from one Capsicum annuum cultivar UCD-10X-F1 chromosome 3, UCD10Xv1.1, whole genome shotgun sequence window:
- the LOC107865639 gene encoding uncharacterized protein LOC107865639, with product MIRRFKFCHPIVVVDGAHLIGPYQGTFVSASTLDGAEARVLPILDFLEEVKILFAAWNCKNSEIASYTNTTFGRRFQEILTDNGVKSLRMMVKAAGSYLYCVYESGRRYIIDIDHDTCNCCRPNTIVKTYELPIVPMPEMKDWIVSHFVDADEVLPPKYKRPPRRPKKGRHLKSSESLISSNHYSKCRRAGHNHRT from the exons ATGATTAGGAGGTTCAAATTTTGCCATCCAATAGTAGTTGTAGATGGTGCTCATTTAATCGGGCCATATCAAGGAACGTTTGTATCAGCGAGCACTCTTGATGGTGCAG AGGCTAGAGTACTTCCTATTTTAGATTTCCTTGAAGAAGTTAAGATTCTATTCGCTGCATGGAATTGTAAGAACAGTGAAATTGCATCTTATACAAACACAACGTTTGGGAGAAGATTTCAAGAAATTCTAACTGATAATGGAGTTAAGTCATTACGGATGATG GTTAAGGCTGCTGGTAGTTATCTGTACTGTGTGTATGAATCAGGAAGGAGGTACATTATTGATATTGATCATGACACGTGTAACTGTTGTCg GCCAAACACCATTGTCAAGACATATGAACTCCCCATAGTTCCTATGCCAGAGATGAAAGATTGGATTGTTTCACATTTTGTTGATGCCGACGAAGTTTTGCCACCCAAATACAAAAGACCTCCTAGGAGGCCAAAGAAAGGAAGGCATTTGAAATCTAGTGAATCACTTATAAGTTCAAACCATTACAGTAAATGCAGGCGTGCAGGCCACAACCATAGGACGTGA